The Leptospirillum ferriphilum genome has a segment encoding these proteins:
- the thiS gene encoding sulfur carrier protein ThiS, giving the protein MFVRVFLNGEAQELPAPATIQTAVEHLGLSDRHLVAELNLEIFPRDAWEKKNLSDGDHLEFIGFVGGGSD; this is encoded by the coding sequence TTGTTTGTCAGGGTTTTCCTGAACGGTGAAGCCCAGGAATTGCCTGCTCCGGCCACGATACAAACGGCGGTGGAGCATCTGGGCCTTTCGGACCGCCATCTGGTTGCAGAACTCAATCTGGAGATTTTTCCCAGGGACGCCTGGGAGAAAAAAAATCTGTCCGACGGGGATCATCTCGAATTTATCGGTTTTGTCGGCGGAGGGAGCGACTGA
- a CDS encoding PEP-CTERM domain protein, translating to MRVLGLAAKMGVAGCFFASILFAETAKATALDFTGWAFDAATINSIAPDGGTGTPFNTNANTGNSPVVEFNPNSSLTDPIDASYSTPQGAITSDINTLGNLSNTGAITLTHNISITNSFPDSLDYGVGGQSDITFSGYFLGNGNTFTIPISFSAIFSNTAIVKNSTNSLSVTISGGPGLTETYYAPLNDLSTGNGLLTDFTFQTVAGDKYNLFVSSQLSGDILNNASADLILLLGAPISSQSPVSATPEPPTFWLMASGILGMFGLVGYRKMKATA from the coding sequence ATGAGAGTCTTGGGATTGGCAGCTAAAATGGGAGTTGCTGGTTGTTTTTTTGCTTCTATTCTTTTTGCAGAGACTGCCAAAGCTACTGCATTGGACTTTACTGGTTGGGCGTTCGATGCAGCTACAATTAATTCGATTGCCCCCGATGGCGGAACGGGCACGCCCTTTAACACTAATGCAAATACAGGCAATTCACCCGTTGTAGAATTCAATCCGAATTCATCTCTCACAGATCCTATTGATGCATCCTACTCTACACCGCAAGGGGCAATAACTTCTGATATCAACACCCTGGGAAACCTGTCTAACACAGGAGCCATTACATTAACCCATAACATTTCCATAACAAATTCCTTTCCGGATTCTTTAGATTACGGCGTTGGAGGCCAAAGCGACATCACCTTTAGCGGATATTTTCTTGGAAATGGGAATACATTCACCATTCCTATTTCGTTTTCCGCAATTTTTTCTAACACTGCGATCGTAAAGAATTCTACAAACAGTTTGTCTGTAACCATCTCTGGTGGGCCCGGTCTCACTGAAACCTATTATGCCCCTTTGAATGATTTATCGACAGGTAATGGTTTATTAACAGATTTCACTTTTCAAACGGTTGCAGGAGATAAATACAACCTCTTTGTTTCATCACAGCTTTCTGGAGACATTCTCAATAACGCATCGGCTGATTTAATACTTTTATTAGGAGCTCCAATATCATCACAATCACCGGTGAGTGCCACTCCCGAACCACCGACCTTCTGGCTTATGGCAAGCGGAATCCTGGGAATGTTTGGATTGGTCGGATATCGGAAAATGAAAGCTACGGCATGA
- a CDS encoding c-type cytochrome gives MLNRPRFFFLQTALALLFFFGSSHIVLPSENGPGFFHPPAPEEYPPGPLGDLVKKGEKIFTQTGTYAPRYTGNSLTCASCHLDAGRKPYAAPMWAAYVHYPRFDERKNALIQLNDRIRACFRNSLHGTPPPAGGETVRALNAYLFWLAKGAPVGLPLRGQGFRTIPVPKQGSPLFRGPHILRTPDTLEGMTLYQNRCASCHGLNGQGNPARGGSPVWGTQSYPMESGFHSVRVLAEFLKMNMPPGPSGRLTDQESWDIAAYVASQPRPR, from the coding sequence ATGTTGAACAGGCCCCGATTTTTTTTCCTTCAGACAGCACTGGCCTTGCTGTTTTTCTTCGGCTCTTCCCACATTGTGCTGCCTTCCGAAAATGGTCCCGGATTCTTTCATCCCCCTGCCCCGGAGGAATACCCCCCGGGACCCTTGGGAGACCTGGTCAAAAAGGGAGAAAAAATCTTTACCCAAACGGGAACATACGCTCCGCGCTATACGGGAAACAGCCTGACGTGCGCAAGCTGCCATCTGGATGCCGGCAGAAAGCCCTATGCCGCGCCCATGTGGGCGGCATACGTCCACTACCCCCGGTTCGACGAGAGAAAAAACGCATTGATTCAGTTAAACGACCGGATTCGCGCCTGCTTCCGGAACAGCCTGCATGGAACACCTCCCCCTGCCGGCGGAGAAACCGTCCGTGCGCTGAATGCCTACCTCTTCTGGCTGGCCAAGGGAGCACCCGTTGGACTCCCCCTCAGGGGACAAGGGTTCCGGACCATCCCGGTACCGAAACAGGGCTCTCCTCTGTTCAGGGGGCCCCACATTCTCCGGACGCCGGACACGCTTGAAGGAATGACTCTTTACCAGAATCGCTGTGCCTCCTGCCATGGCCTGAATGGTCAGGGCAACCCGGCCAGGGGAGGATCACCGGTCTGGGGTACCCAGTCCTACCCGATGGAATCCGGCTTCCATTCCGTCCGGGTATTGGCCGAATTTCTCAAAATGAACATGCCTCCCGGACCATCAGGCAGACTGACCGACCAGGAGTCCTGGGACATTGCGGCGTACGTCGCAAGTCAACCGCGTCCCCGTTAA
- a CDS encoding c-type cytochrome, which produces MRFRQELSRRFFAGMCLAFSALCVTIIPDPGLAENTNGIFTPAPEDSIPSGGFGDLIRNGEKIFTRTGEYAGRYTGNKLTCESCHLDRGRKAYSAPLWGAYVMYPRYRKKNHRVNTLAERIQGCFRFSMNGKAPPVDGRTIKSLIAYSFWMSRGAPVGVNLKGSRMVTLPKPAKTPDPIRGKKVYVARCALCHGLHGQGRISRGEIAFPPVWGDGSYNKGAGFYKVAKLAGFIKMNMPLSKGTSLPEQMAWDVAAYIDSQPRPDKPLSK; this is translated from the coding sequence ATGCGCTTCAGACAAGAGCTGTCGCGAAGATTTTTTGCAGGAATGTGTCTGGCGTTTTCTGCCCTTTGCGTCACAATAATCCCGGATCCTGGACTCGCAGAGAACACGAACGGGATCTTCACCCCGGCTCCGGAGGACTCGATCCCGTCGGGGGGGTTCGGGGACCTGATCCGAAACGGAGAAAAGATCTTTACCCGGACGGGAGAGTATGCCGGACGCTACACGGGCAACAAACTGACATGCGAGAGCTGTCATCTGGATCGCGGACGAAAGGCCTACTCGGCTCCCCTGTGGGGGGCTTATGTCATGTACCCCCGATACAGAAAAAAGAACCACAGGGTCAACACCCTTGCCGAACGCATCCAGGGATGCTTCCGTTTTTCCATGAACGGAAAAGCTCCTCCCGTGGACGGACGCACGATCAAATCACTGATCGCCTACAGTTTCTGGATGTCCAGGGGAGCCCCCGTGGGTGTGAATCTGAAAGGGAGTCGAATGGTGACACTCCCGAAACCGGCGAAAACCCCAGATCCGATCCGGGGGAAAAAGGTCTATGTCGCGCGATGCGCTCTCTGTCACGGGCTTCACGGACAAGGCCGGATTTCCCGTGGCGAAATCGCTTTTCCACCGGTTTGGGGCGACGGTTCTTACAACAAGGGGGCCGGATTTTATAAGGTCGCCAAGCTTGCCGGGTTCATCAAGATGAATATGCCTCTCTCGAAGGGGACGTCACTTCCGGAACAGATGGCCTGGGATGTGGCCGCCTATATCGACAGTCAACCCCGGCCGGACAAGCCATTGTCAAAATAA
- a CDS encoding c-type cytochrome, producing MKTLIVGLFFGSLLLGVFAPLPAKGDDLMAWGKHIAEAGNGDPGNTACMECHRLRGGGMPSIGAPRIAGQTRQYIAREIREVQKGKRYGPVMAGVVENLSEHDIEAVALYYAHIHTPKVRDVSPPSPERVALGKKIALRGLWKKNIPACVQCHGVNGSGVPPLFPYIAGQNRTYLMRQLIAYAFLERKDDPQGLMRGIARRLSAGERKAVAEYFSSLNPPRENGR from the coding sequence GTGAAAACGCTGATTGTCGGACTTTTTTTCGGTTCCCTCCTCCTGGGAGTTTTTGCTCCTCTTCCGGCCAAAGGAGACGACCTCATGGCCTGGGGGAAGCATATTGCCGAGGCCGGAAACGGGGATCCGGGGAATACGGCCTGCATGGAATGCCACCGTCTGAGAGGTGGAGGAATGCCCTCCATCGGAGCACCGCGCATTGCCGGCCAGACCCGGCAATATATCGCCAGGGAAATACGGGAAGTCCAGAAGGGGAAACGCTATGGACCCGTCATGGCCGGGGTGGTTGAAAACCTGAGCGAACACGACATAGAGGCGGTTGCCTTGTACTACGCGCACATTCATACCCCCAAGGTTCGGGATGTCTCGCCTCCCTCGCCCGAACGCGTGGCGCTTGGGAAAAAAATTGCCCTCCGGGGACTCTGGAAAAAAAATATCCCGGCCTGCGTCCAGTGCCATGGAGTGAACGGAAGCGGTGTCCCTCCCCTCTTTCCCTACATTGCAGGACAGAACCGCACCTACCTCATGCGCCAGCTTATCGCCTATGCCTTTCTCGAAAGAAAGGACGATCCCCAGGGACTCATGCGGGGAATTGCCCGTCGTCTGTCCGCCGGGGAGAGGAAAGCCGTTGCGGAATATTTTTCGAGCCTGAATCCCCCGCGTGAGAACGGCCGCTAG
- a CDS encoding EAL domain-containing protein yields MRGKKILPSIFGYMGLRVPLILLATLALYLFLSAENLRIHRLITQTNRFSDSLSSLENVTNLFLLNTLSDKNVFPFPSSAYREGLLIQGQAVLSTMLDNASFLPPEDRRLLSDTSRLFGRFRSRSRDESTIEHFSRLDRKLVLLFARLSDRTSESRILLFRRLLLVNLARGGLLLTILTGGGFFFFQKMSTSQKTSRQNHFYQALSRIDRVILTLPEVETLLTETCRIVVEEGGVSLARFICRDTGTPKGHVLAQFGHASRDFEHFEVSSNPSIPEGRGLWGETVRTGRPVIWNNIEKHLTDVQIRELYLRSGIMSGAGFPVSRGGNPFGVLLVHASEPDFFDSPLVDLINILVENLSFAIDNRDREEERLRREAEYTHLSLFDSLTDLPNRRLFQDRTAQAIERYRRKREPFVLGILDLDGFKFVNDRLGHPAGDRLLILVAERLKAILRSTDTLARLGGDEFGLLLAGVEGSGGSDLFDRIIHSLSIPFSHEKESISISGSIGFTVVPPDDADAETLFKHADIALYQVKEHGKNGWQAFSIFMAESLNKQHSMQLELVSSIRENRFVFHYQPQAELRSGKVVGVEALLRWNHPAKGLLEAGSFIRTLEDCDAILETEQWGLEEILRQSDLWRRQGLNLPVRMNISCRSLLSGRFPSDLKNAFGRYPRLSPSLLELDISDTKLFRDIRKVKGVVDECRITGVSFSIGNLGNEQGALSYLQTLGIDRVTIPRNFVKNLEKSPNDMAIVASLITSARLLLVDAVGEGIETEQEGLHLLQWGCQIGQGNAISPPIPPDKIPEWIRSYRNFSSWENWTSPPWGLTDYSLLMAKGAARVFYANFLTGIGIPGETRPEWTDSHRCMQGRWIDGDGQSTYGGIPEFEEYRKIHEHLHTLIQEALHARDNHEMERLSSLKEEIRQTNQSLLEHLENLQGLRVLNTGNTSRPHSPRGLSRPV; encoded by the coding sequence GTGAGGGGAAAAAAGATTCTCCCGTCCATTTTTGGCTATATGGGCCTCCGGGTTCCCCTCATCCTTCTCGCAACTCTTGCCCTTTATTTATTTCTATCTGCCGAAAATCTTCGAATCCACCGTCTGATCACACAGACAAACCGGTTTTCCGATTCCCTGTCTTCTCTGGAAAATGTCACCAATCTTTTTCTCCTGAACACCCTCTCCGACAAAAACGTTTTTCCGTTCCCTTCCTCCGCCTATCGGGAAGGGCTTTTAATCCAGGGACAGGCTGTGCTGTCGACAATGCTGGATAACGCTTCCTTCCTGCCCCCGGAAGATCGAAGGCTTCTATCGGATACAAGCCGGCTGTTCGGCAGATTCCGTTCCCGTTCTCGAGACGAATCGACCATAGAACATTTTTCGCGACTGGACCGGAAGCTGGTTCTTCTCTTTGCACGCTTGTCCGACCGCACCAGCGAAAGCCGCATTCTTCTTTTCCGGAGACTGCTCCTCGTCAATCTCGCCAGAGGTGGCCTTCTTCTGACAATTCTGACCGGAGGAGGATTCTTCTTTTTTCAAAAGATGTCGACATCGCAAAAAACGTCACGACAAAATCATTTTTACCAGGCTCTTTCCCGAATCGACCGGGTTATCCTGACCCTCCCCGAAGTCGAAACTCTTCTGACGGAAACGTGCCGGATCGTTGTCGAGGAGGGAGGTGTCTCTCTGGCAAGGTTCATCTGCCGGGACACCGGGACACCCAAAGGTCATGTCCTGGCACAGTTTGGTCATGCTTCCCGAGACTTTGAACACTTCGAAGTTTCGAGCAACCCATCGATCCCGGAGGGAAGAGGTTTGTGGGGGGAAACGGTCCGGACCGGGCGCCCGGTGATCTGGAATAATATCGAGAAACACCTCACGGATGTCCAAATCCGGGAGCTGTATCTCCGCTCCGGGATCATGTCCGGAGCCGGTTTTCCGGTAAGCCGTGGAGGAAATCCGTTTGGCGTCCTACTCGTGCATGCGAGTGAGCCGGATTTTTTTGATTCCCCCCTGGTGGATCTGATCAACATTCTCGTTGAAAATCTCTCTTTCGCCATCGACAACCGGGATCGGGAAGAAGAACGGTTACGGCGTGAAGCCGAATACACGCACCTTTCACTGTTCGACTCCCTCACCGATCTACCGAACCGACGACTCTTCCAGGACCGGACCGCTCAGGCCATCGAACGCTATCGCCGGAAGAGAGAACCCTTTGTGCTGGGAATACTGGACCTTGATGGATTCAAGTTTGTCAATGACCGGCTTGGTCATCCGGCCGGGGACAGACTTTTGATCCTGGTCGCCGAACGTCTCAAGGCCATCCTTCGATCCACGGACACACTGGCCAGGCTGGGGGGAGACGAATTCGGACTTCTTCTGGCCGGAGTCGAAGGATCGGGAGGCTCCGATCTCTTCGATCGCATCATTCATTCGTTGTCGATCCCTTTTTCTCATGAAAAAGAGAGCATTTCGATCAGCGGAAGCATTGGATTCACGGTCGTGCCTCCGGACGATGCCGATGCCGAAACCCTTTTCAAACACGCCGACATTGCGCTTTATCAGGTCAAGGAACATGGCAAGAACGGCTGGCAGGCATTTTCCATCTTTATGGCAGAGTCCCTGAATAAACAGCACAGCATGCAACTCGAACTTGTCTCTTCCATCCGGGAAAACCGTTTCGTCTTCCATTATCAGCCGCAGGCAGAGCTGCGTTCGGGCAAAGTTGTGGGTGTCGAAGCTCTCTTGCGATGGAACCATCCTGCAAAAGGTCTTCTCGAAGCGGGATCCTTTATCAGGACACTGGAAGATTGCGATGCGATTCTTGAAACCGAACAATGGGGGCTTGAAGAAATTTTGCGTCAATCGGACCTTTGGCGCAGACAGGGGTTGAACCTCCCAGTCCGGATGAATATCTCCTGCCGGAGTTTGCTTTCCGGAAGATTCCCTTCGGATCTCAAAAATGCCTTTGGTCGCTACCCGCGTCTTTCCCCTTCTCTTCTGGAGCTTGATATTTCGGACACAAAGCTGTTCCGGGACATCCGGAAAGTCAAGGGTGTCGTCGACGAGTGCCGGATCACTGGTGTCTCCTTCAGCATCGGAAACCTTGGCAACGAACAGGGGGCCCTCTCCTATCTGCAGACGCTGGGCATCGACCGTGTCACCATTCCCCGGAACTTTGTCAAAAACCTCGAAAAAAGTCCCAATGACATGGCCATTGTCGCGAGCCTGATCACTTCCGCAAGACTCCTGCTTGTTGATGCCGTTGGGGAAGGAATCGAGACAGAACAGGAAGGGCTCCACCTGCTCCAGTGGGGTTGCCAGATCGGACAGGGCAATGCCATCTCTCCACCCATTCCGCCCGATAAAATTCCAGAGTGGATCAGAAGTTATCGGAATTTTTCCTCCTGGGAAAATTGGACAAGTCCACCCTGGGGATTGACAGATTATTCGCTTCTTATGGCGAAAGGCGCTGCCCGCGTCTTTTATGCAAACTTTCTGACCGGAATCGGAATTCCCGGCGAAACCCGTCCTGAATGGACGGACTCCCATCGTTGCATGCAGGGCCGCTGGATCGACGGGGACGGTCAAAGCACATACGGAGGGATTCCGGAGTTTGAAGAATACAGGAAGATCCATGAACATCTCCATACGCTCATCCAGGAAGCTCTTCATGCACGCGACAACCACGAGATGGAGAGACTTTCCTCACTCAAGGAAGAAATCCGCCAGACGAACCAGTCGCTCCTTGAGCACCTTGAAAACCTTCAGGGCCTGAGGGTTCTGAACACTGGAAACACCTCCCGCCCACACTCTCCAAGAGGCCTTTCCCGACCAGTCTGA
- a CDS encoding PEGA domain-containing protein has translation MKRSRWYGVWIPVFLFLFSGQGFSAEFGQGGMSVIPSPLSPSPATTPLPTTPLPSPLPNRSSPSGTPPGTPPYPGITGLSSPKVSPTASRLVIRTTPPGARVFFDGIDLGRTPLNTEVPPGTNRRLVLLLKGYRPVRMRIFVEGGKMLGMAFTLHPVVRPPVRKNKDNRQKMP, from the coding sequence GTGAAACGAAGCAGGTGGTACGGGGTTTGGATTCCGGTCTTTCTCTTTCTCTTTTCGGGGCAGGGATTTTCCGCGGAGTTCGGTCAGGGGGGGATGTCCGTCATTCCCTCTCCGCTATCTCCCTCCCCCGCCACCACTCCCCTGCCCACGACACCGCTTCCGTCTCCGCTGCCGAACCGGTCTTCCCCGTCGGGAACTCCACCTGGAACCCCGCCGTACCCGGGCATCACAGGTTTGTCCTCTCCGAAGGTTTCTCCCACCGCATCCCGTCTTGTCATCCGGACGACCCCTCCGGGGGCACGGGTGTTTTTTGATGGGATCGATCTCGGCCGAACCCCCCTGAATACGGAGGTTCCCCCCGGAACGAACAGGAGACTCGTTCTTTTGTTAAAAGGGTACAGACCGGTCCGGATGAGAATTTTTGTGGAAGGCGGAAAAATGCTGGGGATGGCGTTTACCCTTCACCCGGTTGTACGCCCACCCGTCCGGAAAAATAAGGACAATCGTCAGAAAATGCCCTGA
- a CDS encoding phytoene desaturase family protein, producing the protein MHDVAIVGGGVGGVLSGSLLAHVGLDVILLEALDYLGGCSGTFEHKGGVFNAGATTLVGLDDRLPVGRIARVLGIKLPVRPVDPAIRVHLPHTTVPLLQNRDAFLEALEHSFPHIDHERLWSSVFRTADALWPALWTLPVFPPKNLGESLHSLGWAMRLLSTTGPSVLRRASNHIHSVTRDPLYQTFLDHLLLITTQATSRDVAFLPAALGLSYATLDNHVALGGMSAALDALAKPIPRILRRTRVRRILPKIDRYILQTARGEIEARQVVLNRDIWSLGELVDAEPVRRKAQEAIHRVPRRWGAVTLYFMVQLPPDRQPDLHHQIHHEKNPWTGSNSLFLSLSDPSDERLSPGGLRSVTVSTHTEPARWENLEPVRYAEQKERVRAFMLAQICAHLPEIRHAAKGEILVGTPRTFRRFTGRTEGSVGGVPMTSEHFPFGFASCRTPLNGLYQVGDTVFPGQGWPGVATGVLNLLKVLEKDGVLPKDARKSLQGIF; encoded by the coding sequence TTGCACGACGTAGCGATCGTGGGAGGAGGGGTCGGGGGCGTCCTCTCCGGCTCCCTGCTGGCACATGTCGGTCTGGACGTCATCCTGCTGGAAGCCCTCGACTATCTCGGGGGGTGTTCGGGAACCTTCGAGCACAAGGGAGGTGTCTTTAATGCCGGAGCCACGACACTGGTCGGGCTGGACGACCGTCTTCCGGTCGGAAGAATTGCCCGGGTCCTGGGGATCAAGTTGCCCGTGCGGCCCGTGGACCCAGCCATCCGGGTCCACCTTCCCCACACGACGGTCCCTTTGCTCCAGAACCGGGATGCGTTCCTGGAGGCCCTGGAACACAGCTTCCCCCACATCGATCACGAACGCCTCTGGTCTTCGGTTTTCCGGACAGCCGATGCTCTTTGGCCGGCTCTGTGGACCCTTCCCGTGTTTCCGCCGAAGAACCTGGGGGAGAGCCTGCACTCCCTTGGCTGGGCGATGCGCCTTCTTTCCACAACCGGTCCCTCGGTCCTCAGGCGGGCAAGCAACCATATCCATTCGGTCACCCGAGACCCTTTGTATCAAACGTTTCTCGATCACCTTCTTTTGATCACGACGCAGGCCACATCCCGCGACGTGGCGTTCCTGCCGGCCGCACTGGGCCTCAGCTATGCCACGCTCGACAATCATGTCGCTCTCGGCGGAATGTCTGCCGCCCTTGATGCCCTGGCAAAACCGATCCCCCGGATTCTTCGCCGGACCCGGGTCCGGCGGATTCTGCCGAAAATCGACCGGTACATCCTCCAGACGGCCCGGGGAGAAATTGAAGCCCGACAGGTCGTTCTGAACCGGGATATCTGGAGTCTCGGAGAGCTGGTGGACGCGGAACCCGTTCGCCGGAAGGCACAGGAAGCCATTCACCGAGTTCCCCGACGGTGGGGTGCCGTGACGCTCTACTTCATGGTGCAACTTCCGCCGGACAGACAACCCGACCTGCACCACCAGATTCACCACGAGAAAAACCCCTGGACAGGCAGCAATTCGCTGTTTCTCTCCCTTTCGGACCCTTCGGATGAACGGCTGTCTCCGGGTGGCTTGAGATCCGTAACCGTTTCGACCCACACGGAACCCGCCCGTTGGGAAAATCTTGAACCGGTTCGTTATGCGGAGCAAAAAGAACGGGTGCGGGCGTTCATGCTGGCGCAGATATGCGCGCATCTTCCGGAGATCCGCCACGCTGCCAAGGGAGAAATTCTGGTGGGAACGCCCCGGACATTTCGTCGTTTTACCGGAAGAACCGAGGGGAGTGTGGGAGGCGTTCCCATGACGTCGGAGCATTTTCCTTTCGGCTTCGCCTCCTGCCGGACACCCTTGAATGGGCTTTATCAGGTCGGAGATACCGTCTTTCCGGGACAGGGCTGGCCGGGAGTGGCCACGGGAGTTCTGAATCTTCTGAAAGTCCTGGAAAAGGACGGAGTCCTTCCCAAGGACGCCCGAAAATCGCTTCAGGGCATTTTCTGA